One region of Ornithinibacter aureus genomic DNA includes:
- the argJ gene encoding bifunctional glutamate N-acetyltransferase/amino-acid acetyltransferase ArgJ, protein MSVTTPLGFRAAGVTAGLKASGKPDVAVVVNDGPHHHAAAVFTTNRVEAAPVTWSRTVISDGRADAVVLNSGGANACTGAPGFQDTHRTAEHVGEVLGVAAGDVVVCSTGLIGERLPMGLLLPGVDAAVEALSVDGGPAAATAIMTTDSVPKTATAVRDGWAVGGMAKGAGMLAPALATMLVVITTDAVIEGAHVADDLDAVLRSATALTFDRIDSDGCMSTNDTVLLMASGASGATVALADLTDAVTQVCADLARQLIADAEGAHHDIAIEVTGAASEDDALEVARSVARNNLFKCAVFGNDPNWGRVLAAVGTTQALFDPAELDVSMNGVMVCRAGGVGEDRSLVDLTAREVRVVVDLHAGSATATVWTNDLTHDYVHENSAYST, encoded by the coding sequence ATGTCCGTCACCACCCCCCTCGGCTTCCGGGCCGCGGGCGTCACCGCCGGCCTCAAGGCCTCCGGAAAGCCCGACGTGGCGGTCGTCGTCAACGACGGCCCGCACCACCACGCGGCCGCGGTCTTCACGACCAACCGCGTGGAGGCCGCGCCGGTCACCTGGTCACGCACCGTCATCAGCGACGGGCGGGCGGATGCCGTCGTACTCAACAGCGGTGGCGCCAACGCCTGCACCGGCGCCCCCGGCTTCCAGGACACCCACCGCACGGCTGAGCACGTTGGTGAGGTGCTCGGGGTGGCGGCCGGCGACGTCGTCGTCTGCTCGACGGGGCTGATCGGCGAACGACTGCCCATGGGACTGCTGCTGCCCGGCGTCGACGCCGCCGTCGAGGCGCTCTCCGTCGACGGTGGGCCGGCAGCTGCGACGGCGATCATGACGACCGACTCGGTCCCGAAGACGGCGACGGCGGTGCGCGACGGCTGGGCGGTCGGGGGCATGGCCAAGGGCGCCGGCATGCTCGCCCCGGCGCTCGCGACGATGCTCGTCGTCATCACGACCGACGCCGTCATCGAGGGCGCCCACGTCGCCGACGACCTCGACGCGGTGCTGCGCTCGGCCACGGCCCTGACCTTCGATCGCATCGACTCCGACGGCTGCATGTCGACCAACGACACCGTGCTGCTCATGGCGTCGGGGGCCTCGGGGGCGACGGTGGCGCTCGCGGACCTCACGGATGCCGTGACGCAGGTCTGTGCGGACCTCGCCCGCCAGCTCATCGCCGACGCCGAGGGTGCCCACCACGACATCGCGATCGAGGTGACCGGGGCGGCATCCGAGGACGACGCGCTCGAGGTCGCGCGCTCGGTCGCACGCAACAACCTCTTCAAGTGCGCCGTGTTCGGCAACGACCCCAACTGGGGCCGGGTGCTGGCCGCCGTCGGCACCACGCAGGCGCTGTTCGACCCGGCCGAGCTGGACGTGTCGATGAACGGGGTGATGGTCTGCCGTGCCGGCGGAGTCGGCGAGGACCGATCCCTGGTCGACCTCACCGCCCGCGAGGTCCGCGTCGTCGTCGACCTGCACGCCGGGTCGGCGACCGCCACGGTGTGGACCAACGACCTGACCCACGACTACGTCCACGAGAACTCCGCCTACTCCACCTGA
- a CDS encoding acetylornithine transaminase, whose product MSDASTASATTASDKASAAWIERYEGSLLNLFGRPQLVLDHGDGAWVWDVDGRRYLDLVGGIAVNALGHNHPALVAAVSKQAGQLVHVSNFFTSIPQVELAEKLLHLAKAPEGSAVFFCNSGTEALEAAIKLARRTGRTGIVAAEGAFHGRTTGALALTHKPAYREPFEPLIPGVTHVPWGDEAALRSALGPQTSALVLEPIQGEAGVRPADGDYLRLARELTHEVGALLILDEVQTGIGRTGAWFGFQHAGVVPDAITLAKGLGGGVPIGALMTFGPRVSTMLTPGNHGSTFGGNPLACAAGLAVLGAIESQGLLEHARVAGEHLERRVLALGHPLVTGVRGAGLMRAITLAADVSATVAALAREAGFIVNPVAPDALRLVPPLVITTDELDLLIDALPELLDAASTPKDTP is encoded by the coding sequence ATGAGTGACGCGTCCACGGCATCCGCCACGACGGCATCCGACAAGGCCAGCGCAGCCTGGATCGAGCGCTACGAGGGCTCGCTGCTGAACCTGTTCGGGCGCCCCCAGCTCGTCCTCGACCACGGGGACGGCGCGTGGGTGTGGGACGTCGACGGCCGGCGCTACCTCGACCTCGTCGGCGGCATCGCCGTCAACGCGCTCGGGCACAACCACCCCGCCCTGGTCGCGGCGGTCTCCAAGCAGGCCGGGCAGCTCGTGCACGTGTCGAACTTCTTCACCTCGATCCCGCAGGTCGAGCTCGCCGAGAAGCTGCTGCACCTCGCGAAGGCACCGGAGGGGTCCGCGGTGTTCTTCTGCAACTCCGGCACCGAGGCCCTCGAGGCGGCCATCAAGCTGGCCCGCCGCACCGGCCGCACCGGCATCGTCGCCGCGGAGGGCGCCTTCCACGGGCGCACCACGGGTGCTCTGGCGCTGACCCACAAACCGGCCTACCGCGAGCCGTTCGAGCCGCTCATCCCCGGGGTGACGCACGTGCCCTGGGGTGACGAGGCGGCGCTGCGATCGGCGCTCGGCCCACAGACGTCGGCGCTGGTCCTGGAGCCCATCCAGGGTGAGGCCGGGGTCCGCCCCGCAGACGGCGACTACCTGCGGCTCGCCCGCGAGCTGACCCACGAGGTGGGCGCCCTGCTCATCCTCGATGAGGTGCAGACCGGCATCGGGCGCACCGGGGCCTGGTTCGGTTTCCAGCACGCGGGAGTCGTCCCCGACGCGATCACGCTGGCCAAGGGGCTCGGCGGGGGAGTGCCGATCGGGGCGCTGATGACCTTCGGCCCGCGCGTGAGCACGATGCTCACCCCCGGGAATCACGGGTCGACCTTCGGGGGCAACCCGCTCGCGTGCGCCGCCGGGTTGGCGGTGCTCGGTGCCATCGAGTCCCAAGGGCTGCTCGAGCACGCCCGGGTGGCCGGTGAGCACCTCGAGCGCCGGGTGCTGGCACTGGGCCACCCCCTCGTCACGGGGGTGCGCGGCGCCGGACTCATGCGGGCCATCACCTTGGCCGCAGACGTGTCGGCCACGGTGGCCGCCCTCGCACGCGAGGCCGGGTTCATCGTCAACCCCGTGGCGCCGGATGCGCTGCGCCTCGTGCCGCCGCTCGTCATCACCACGGACGAGCTCGACCTGCTCATCGACGCCCTGCCCGAGCTGCTCGACGCGGCATCGACACCCAAGGACACCCCATGA
- the argF gene encoding ornithine carbamoyltransferase: MTLRHFLADDDLSAAEQHEVLQRALALKAAPFSDQCLTGPHTVSILFDKPTLRTQVSFVGAVAQLGGYPMVIDGRLAGVGERESVADVARILGPQSAAIVWRTFEQSRLEEMAADAGVPVVNALTDDYHPCQILADLLTITEVKGATAGLTFAYLGDGANNMAHSYLLGCALAGMHVRIATPASHQPRADIVARAQRHAAEQGGSVVVTDDPVVAASGADVVATDTWVSMGMEAESEQRHGAASPFEPFRVSEALMAKAASDAVFLHCLPAYRGYEVDAAVIDGPASLVWQEAENRLHAQKALLSWLMEQHRAGDGR; this comes from the coding sequence ATGACCCTGCGGCACTTCCTCGCCGACGACGACCTTTCCGCTGCGGAGCAGCACGAGGTGCTCCAGCGCGCGCTGGCGCTCAAGGCCGCGCCGTTCTCCGACCAGTGCCTGACCGGGCCGCACACCGTGTCGATCCTGTTCGACAAGCCGACCCTGCGCACCCAGGTCTCCTTCGTCGGGGCCGTGGCCCAGCTCGGTGGCTACCCCATGGTCATCGACGGCCGTCTGGCCGGGGTCGGTGAGCGCGAGTCCGTCGCCGACGTCGCGCGCATCCTCGGCCCGCAGTCGGCGGCCATCGTCTGGCGCACCTTCGAGCAGAGCCGGCTGGAGGAGATGGCGGCGGATGCCGGGGTGCCGGTGGTCAACGCCCTCACCGATGACTACCACCCCTGCCAGATCCTCGCCGACCTGCTGACGATCACCGAGGTCAAGGGCGCCACCGCGGGTCTGACGTTCGCCTACCTCGGCGACGGGGCGAACAACATGGCGCACTCGTACCTGCTCGGGTGCGCCCTGGCGGGGATGCACGTGCGCATCGCGACCCCGGCCTCGCACCAACCACGGGCCGACATCGTGGCCCGTGCTCAGCGTCACGCTGCCGAACAGGGTGGCTCCGTCGTCGTCACCGACGACCCCGTGGTCGCGGCGAGCGGTGCCGACGTCGTCGCCACCGACACGTGGGTCTCGATGGGCATGGAGGCCGAGAGCGAGCAGCGCCACGGCGCGGCCAGCCCCTTCGAACCCTTCCGGGTCAGCGAGGCGCTCATGGCGAAGGCGGCGTCGGATGCCGTGTTCCTCCACTGCCTACCGGCCTACCGCGGGTACGAGGTCGACGCCGCCGTCATCGACGGGCCCGCGTCGTTGGTGTGGCAGGAGGCCGAGAACCGCCTGCACGCGCAGAAGGCCCTGCTGTCGTGGCTGATGGAGCAGCACCGCGCCGGGGACGGTCGATGA
- the argC gene encoding N-acetyl-gamma-glutamyl-phosphate reductase — protein MKWVAVAGASGYAGGEVVRLLLQHPKLEVGALTASSNAGQSLGSIHPHLTPLADRVLEDTTPAVLAGHDAVVLALPHGHSAALAAQLPDDVVIIDCGADFRLADATAWDTFYDTPYAGSWPYGLPELATADGPQRNALAGATRIAVPGCYPTAVSLALAPGVVAGVLEADDITVVAASGTSGAGKALKPHLLGAEVMGAMSPYGVGGTHRHTPEIEQNLTAAGAGPVTVSFTPTLAPMPRGILATCTARVRPGTTADAVRSAWATAYADEPFVHLLPQGRWPSTGSVLGSNAVHVQVTLDERVGRVVVVAAIDNLTKGTAGAAVQCLNLALGLPEATGLPIAGVAP, from the coding sequence ATGAAGTGGGTTGCAGTGGCCGGTGCCAGTGGCTATGCCGGGGGAGAGGTGGTCCGGCTCCTCCTCCAGCACCCGAAGCTCGAGGTCGGGGCCCTGACCGCCTCGTCGAACGCCGGGCAGAGCCTGGGGTCGATCCACCCGCACCTGACCCCCCTGGCCGACCGGGTCCTGGAAGACACCACGCCCGCCGTCCTCGCCGGCCATGACGCCGTCGTGCTCGCCCTGCCCCACGGGCACTCGGCCGCCCTGGCCGCCCAGCTCCCCGACGACGTGGTCATCATCGACTGCGGTGCCGACTTCCGCCTCGCCGACGCCACCGCGTGGGACACCTTCTACGACACGCCGTACGCGGGGTCGTGGCCCTACGGCCTGCCCGAGCTCGCGACCGCCGACGGGCCACAGCGCAACGCCCTTGCCGGTGCCACCCGGATCGCGGTCCCCGGGTGCTACCCCACGGCCGTCTCCCTGGCGCTGGCTCCCGGGGTCGTCGCGGGCGTCCTCGAGGCCGACGACATCACCGTCGTCGCGGCATCCGGCACGTCAGGGGCGGGCAAGGCCCTCAAGCCCCACCTGCTCGGCGCCGAGGTCATGGGGGCGATGTCGCCCTACGGCGTCGGCGGCACCCACCGGCACACCCCCGAGATCGAGCAGAACCTCACCGCCGCCGGCGCGGGCCCGGTCACCGTGTCGTTCACCCCGACCCTCGCGCCGATGCCCCGCGGCATCCTCGCGACGTGCACCGCCCGGGTCCGTCCGGGAACCACCGCGGATGCCGTCCGCTCGGCCTGGGCGACCGCCTACGCCGACGAACCCTTCGTGCACCTCCTGCCGCAGGGTCGCTGGCCGAGCACCGGCAGCGTGCTCGGCAGCAACGCGGTCCACGTCCAGGTCACCCTTGACGAGCGGGTCGGGCGCGTCGTCGTCGTCGCCGCGATCGACAACCTCACCAAGGGCACCGCCGGTGCCGCCGTTCAGTGCCTCAACCTCGCCCTGGGCCTGCCCGAGGCCACCGGCCTGCCCATCGCGGGGGTGGCGCCGTGA
- the pheS gene encoding phenylalanine--tRNA ligase subunit alpha, translated as MSGPNTSYDPVEVAALDPHAIDEAVTEALAAAAAATSLDELKAARTAHQGDKSPLALANREIGALPPSAKAEAGKRVGQARGRVAQAFTARQGELEAERDERILTDEAVDVTLPSGRRPLGRRHPIELMSQRIADLFVGMGWEIAEGPEIEAEWFNFDALNFDADHPARQMQDTFYVDPPEGGLVLRTHTSPVQARTLLERGVPVYVAAIGRVFRTDELDATHMPAFHQVEGLAVDEGITMAHLKGTLDRLATELFGEGITTRLRPSYFPFTEPSAEMDLRCFVCRGEDPACRTCKGTGWIEWGGCGMVNRNVLTACGVDPDRYTGFAFGMGIDRALMFRTGVSDMRDMIEGDVRFDAQFGMEI; from the coding sequence GCTCGCTGCCGCTGCGGCTGCGACTTCCCTCGACGAGCTCAAGGCCGCCCGCACCGCGCACCAGGGGGACAAGAGCCCGCTGGCCCTGGCCAACCGAGAGATCGGGGCGTTGCCGCCGAGCGCCAAGGCCGAGGCCGGCAAGCGGGTCGGGCAGGCGCGCGGGCGCGTGGCGCAGGCGTTCACGGCGCGTCAGGGTGAGCTCGAGGCTGAGCGCGACGAGCGGATCCTCACCGACGAGGCGGTTGACGTGACGCTGCCCTCGGGGCGCCGCCCGCTGGGTCGCCGGCACCCGATCGAGCTGATGAGCCAGCGCATCGCCGACCTGTTCGTCGGCATGGGCTGGGAGATCGCCGAGGGCCCGGAGATCGAGGCCGAGTGGTTCAACTTCGATGCCCTGAACTTCGACGCCGACCACCCGGCGCGCCAGATGCAGGACACCTTCTACGTCGACCCCCCCGAGGGTGGGCTCGTGCTGCGTACCCACACCTCGCCGGTTCAGGCCCGCACCCTGCTCGAGCGTGGGGTGCCGGTGTACGTCGCGGCGATCGGACGGGTGTTCCGCACCGACGAGCTCGACGCCACCCACATGCCCGCCTTCCACCAGGTCGAGGGCCTGGCCGTGGACGAGGGCATCACGATGGCCCACCTCAAGGGCACCCTCGACCGGCTCGCCACCGAGCTGTTCGGTGAGGGCATCACGACGCGCCTGCGCCCGAGCTACTTCCCCTTCACCGAGCCCAGCGCCGAGATGGACCTGCGCTGCTTCGTCTGCCGCGGCGAGGACCCGGCGTGCCGCACCTGCAAGGGCACCGGCTGGATCGAATGGGGTGGCTGCGGCATGGTCAACCGCAACGTGCTGACGGCCTGCGGGGTCGACCCCGACCGCTACACGGGGTTCGCGTTCGGCATGGGGATCGACCGGGCGCTGATGTTCCGCACCGGCGTCAGCGACATGCGGGACATGATCGAGGGTGACGTGCGCTTCGACGCACAGTTCGGGATGGAGATCTGA
- a CDS encoding ACT domain-containing protein, with protein MPRHLMEHPEDVSIVRLDGGQVPEFDWAAGPFASLTRTPDETSIVCLTAAVPAGVRTEGPFRVVEVAGPLSFGSVGVVAEVVEPLVDADISVLAFSTFDTDWVLVPAGQTDEAATAWRRAGLIITPTSLTGGSS; from the coding sequence ATGCCACGTCACCTCATGGAGCACCCCGAGGACGTCTCGATCGTGCGTCTCGACGGCGGGCAGGTGCCCGAGTTCGACTGGGCCGCAGGGCCGTTCGCGTCACTGACCCGGACCCCGGACGAGACCTCCATCGTGTGCCTCACGGCCGCCGTGCCCGCGGGGGTGCGCACCGAGGGCCCGTTCCGGGTCGTCGAGGTGGCGGGGCCCTTGTCGTTCGGATCGGTCGGGGTCGTCGCCGAGGTCGTCGAGCCCCTCGTCGACGCCGACATCAGCGTCCTCGCCTTCTCGACCTTCGATACCGACTGGGTGCTGGTGCCGGCCGGGCAGACCGACGAGGCCGCCACCGCCTGGCGCCGCGCCGGCCTGATCATCACCCCCACCTCGCTGACCGGAGGATCCTCCTGA
- the argB gene encoding acetylglutamate kinase — MPPPDQALRGAIDAAALRVAQSKASTLVEALPWLERFRGALVVVKYGGNAMIDDALKAAFAQDIAFLRFAGLRPVVVHGGGPQIKAMLDRLGLASEFKGGLRVTTPEVMDVVRMVLTGQVGRELVGLLNQHGPVAVGLSGEDAGLFGARRRGVVVDGEEHDIGLVGDVVQVDPTAVLDLLDAGRIPVVSTIAPDLDADGQVLNVNADTAAAALAAALGARKLVVLTDVEGVYANWPDRASLLSQLSITRARRLLESVDAGMIPKLEACIRAVEAGVPQAHVVDGRQPHSLLLEVFTSEGIGTMVLPDREVDDE; from the coding sequence ATGCCACCCCCCGACCAGGCTCTGCGCGGCGCCATCGACGCCGCCGCCCTGCGTGTCGCCCAGTCCAAGGCGAGCACGCTCGTCGAGGCGCTGCCCTGGCTCGAACGCTTCCGGGGTGCCCTCGTCGTCGTGAAGTACGGCGGCAACGCGATGATCGACGACGCCCTCAAGGCCGCGTTCGCCCAGGACATCGCGTTCCTGCGCTTCGCCGGCCTGCGCCCGGTGGTCGTGCACGGGGGAGGCCCACAGATCAAGGCCATGCTCGACCGCCTCGGACTGGCGAGCGAGTTCAAGGGGGGCCTTCGGGTCACCACCCCAGAGGTCATGGACGTCGTGCGGATGGTGCTCACCGGTCAGGTGGGTCGTGAACTGGTCGGCCTGCTCAACCAGCACGGACCGGTCGCCGTCGGGCTCTCGGGTGAGGATGCCGGGCTGTTCGGTGCGCGTCGGCGTGGCGTCGTCGTCGACGGTGAGGAGCACGACATCGGTCTCGTCGGCGACGTCGTGCAGGTCGACCCGACGGCCGTCCTCGACCTGCTCGATGCCGGCCGCATCCCGGTCGTGTCGACGATCGCCCCCGACCTCGACGCCGACGGCCAGGTGCTCAACGTCAACGCCGACACCGCCGCTGCGGCACTCGCCGCCGCCCTGGGCGCCCGCAAGCTCGTCGTGCTCACGGACGTCGAAGGCGTCTACGCGAACTGGCCCGACCGGGCGAGCCTGCTCTCCCAGCTGTCGATCACGAGGGCGCGCCGGTTGCTCGAGAGCGTCGACGCCGGGATGATCCCCAAGCTCGAGGCCTGCATCCGGGCCGTGGAGGCCGGGGTTCCCCAGGCTCACGTCGTCGACGGGCGCCAGCCGCACAGCCTGCTGCTCGAGGTGTTCACGTCCGAGGGCATCGGCACCATGGTCCTGCCAGATCGGGAGGTCGACGATGAGTGA
- a CDS encoding SDR family NAD(P)-dependent oxidoreductase encodes MSTPAEVPVDDDGEVTPEPVTDDGRGGHLVAVVTGASRGIGRYVADALEDAGYSVERGSTATAPVSDRAAVTAWVAEILERQGRIDVLVNNAGVIDAEVDLFASDPEQWWQVQEVNVLGAYLMTRLVGEAMLHQGGGRIINVNSGAAGRPGLDASAYNVSKTALARITGSTHLAGWARGIRAFDLMPGVVRTDMTQAMHAHVGRTEWTAPEEVTDLVLALASGDLDAWSGRFVRAGVDTVESLRGRAETLGKRDRTLGLIPYGPDDPLA; translated from the coding sequence GTGAGCACGCCCGCCGAGGTGCCGGTCGACGACGACGGCGAGGTGACCCCCGAACCCGTCACCGACGACGGTCGGGGTGGGCACCTCGTCGCGGTGGTCACCGGTGCGTCGCGCGGCATCGGCCGGTACGTCGCCGACGCCTTGGAGGATGCCGGGTACTCCGTCGAGCGCGGGTCCACGGCGACCGCCCCGGTGAGCGATCGGGCCGCCGTCACGGCATGGGTCGCGGAGATCCTCGAGCGCCAGGGCCGCATCGACGTGCTCGTCAACAACGCCGGGGTCATCGACGCCGAGGTCGACCTCTTCGCCTCCGATCCCGAGCAGTGGTGGCAGGTCCAGGAGGTCAACGTGCTCGGGGCGTACCTCATGACCCGGCTCGTCGGCGAGGCCATGCTGCACCAGGGCGGCGGGCGGATCATCAACGTCAACAGCGGCGCTGCGGGGCGCCCGGGGCTGGACGCGAGTGCCTACAACGTGAGCAAGACGGCGTTGGCGAGGATCACGGGGTCCACGCACCTCGCGGGGTGGGCCCGCGGCATCCGGGCGTTCGACCTCATGCCCGGGGTCGTGCGCACCGACATGACGCAGGCCATGCACGCCCATGTCGGGCGCACCGAGTGGACCGCCCCCGAGGAGGTCACCGACCTCGTGCTGGCTCTGGCCTCGGGGGACCTCGACGCGTGGTCTGGTCGGTTCGTGCGGGCCGGGGTCGACACCGTGGAGTCGCTGCGTGGGCGGGCCGAGACACTGGGGAAGCGCGACCGCACCCTGGGCCTCATCCCGTACGGCCCCGACGACCCCCTCGCCTGA
- the pheT gene encoding phenylalanine--tRNA ligase subunit beta yields the protein MRVPIDWLREYVAVPHDASGEQIAADLVRVGLEEEGLHTGGVTGPLVVGRVLTKTPEPQKNGKTINWCTVDVGDANGTGEPQGVVCGAHNFDAGDLVVVILPGGVLSTPSGPLTVSARKTYGHVSSGMICSERELGIGDDHDGILVLTKKFAGDEATLAALTPGTDAIPLLGLDRETVEVNVTPDRGYCFSVRGIAREYGHATRAAFTDPAIALDAAAPAATEGGFPVVLDDRAPIRGRAGCDRYVARIVRNIDVSAPTPRWMATRLTEAGMRPISLPVDVTNYVMLGLGQPLHAFDLDTLQAPIVVRRARPGERLTTLDDAERTLGEGDLLITDHDGERAIAIAGVMGGAQTEVGTTTRNLLIEAAHFDAVSIARTARAHKLPSEASRRFERGVDPALAAAAAQLAVDLLVEHGGGVVDPEVTDVGSPAAPAPVTMHVDFPSKIVGVVYLESEVVSILSSIGCSVTREGHLLTVVPPTWRSDLTTAEDLVEEVARIDGYDGIPSIVPTPPGGAGLTHAQRTRRLVADVLAGQGLSEVWSAPFVGADRFADLGLDVEAEVARTVRLANPLSEEAPLMRTRLLATLVDALRRNVARGNRDVGLFELGLVVALDGPQESAPTEDVGIHPSAETLAAIRDAVPPQPRHVAFLLAGERDRAGWWGAGRAADVTDAVDLARTLGEALGVAIEVVADTAAPFHPGRCARITLSDGTLVGHVGELHPKAVAALGLPARAVGGELDLDVLTTASEGTPQARTVHTFPLARRDVAVVIDEDVPAARVAQALRGGAGETLESLTLFDVYRGDQVGEGRKSLAYRLTFRAPDRTLTTDEVSGLRDRALAAAAKAVGAVQRA from the coding sequence ATGCGCGTTCCCATCGACTGGCTGCGCGAGTACGTCGCGGTGCCCCACGACGCCAGCGGCGAGCAGATCGCCGCCGACCTCGTCCGCGTGGGTCTCGAGGAGGAGGGCCTGCACACCGGTGGTGTCACCGGCCCCCTCGTCGTCGGCCGGGTGCTGACCAAGACCCCCGAGCCGCAGAAGAACGGCAAGACGATCAACTGGTGCACCGTCGACGTCGGTGACGCCAACGGCACGGGCGAGCCCCAGGGTGTCGTGTGCGGCGCCCACAACTTCGACGCCGGGGACCTCGTCGTCGTCATCCTGCCCGGCGGTGTCCTGAGCACCCCGTCGGGGCCGCTCACCGTCAGTGCGCGCAAGACCTACGGGCACGTGTCGTCCGGGATGATCTGCTCCGAGCGCGAGCTCGGCATCGGTGACGACCACGACGGCATCCTCGTCCTGACGAAGAAGTTCGCCGGTGACGAGGCCACCCTGGCCGCGCTCACCCCCGGCACGGACGCGATCCCGCTGCTCGGGCTCGACCGCGAGACCGTCGAGGTCAACGTCACCCCCGACCGCGGCTACTGCTTCTCGGTGCGCGGCATCGCCCGCGAGTACGGGCACGCCACCCGGGCCGCCTTCACCGACCCGGCGATCGCCCTGGATGCCGCGGCCCCCGCCGCGACCGAGGGCGGCTTCCCCGTCGTGCTCGACGACCGGGCCCCGATCCGTGGCCGGGCCGGGTGCGACCGCTACGTCGCCCGGATCGTGCGCAACATCGACGTCAGCGCACCCACGCCGCGCTGGATGGCGACCCGGCTCACCGAGGCCGGCATGCGCCCCATCTCGCTGCCGGTCGACGTGACGAACTACGTCATGCTCGGACTCGGGCAGCCGCTGCACGCCTTCGACCTCGACACTCTGCAGGCGCCCATCGTGGTGCGGCGGGCCCGGCCCGGCGAACGGCTCACCACGCTGGATGACGCCGAGCGCACCCTTGGCGAGGGTGACCTGCTCATCACCGACCACGACGGTGAGCGCGCGATCGCGATCGCGGGCGTGATGGGCGGGGCGCAGACCGAGGTCGGCACGACCACCCGCAACCTCCTCATCGAGGCGGCGCACTTCGACGCGGTGAGCATCGCCCGAACCGCGCGTGCCCACAAGCTGCCCAGCGAGGCATCGCGCCGGTTCGAGCGCGGCGTCGACCCGGCCCTGGCCGCCGCCGCGGCCCAGCTCGCCGTGGACCTCCTCGTCGAGCACGGCGGGGGAGTGGTCGACCCCGAGGTCACCGACGTCGGCAGCCCGGCGGCCCCGGCCCCGGTGACGATGCACGTCGACTTCCCGTCAAAGATCGTCGGGGTCGTCTACCTCGAGAGCGAGGTCGTCTCGATCCTGTCGTCCATCGGCTGTTCGGTGACCCGCGAGGGCCACCTGCTCACGGTGGTCCCGCCGACGTGGCGCTCCGACCTCACGACCGCCGAGGACCTCGTCGAGGAGGTGGCCCGCATCGACGGGTACGACGGCATCCCCTCGATCGTGCCGACGCCGCCCGGTGGGGCGGGGCTCACCCACGCCCAGCGCACCCGGCGCCTCGTCGCCGACGTCCTCGCCGGGCAGGGGTTGTCCGAGGTCTGGAGCGCCCCGTTCGTCGGGGCCGACCGCTTCGCCGACCTCGGGCTCGACGTCGAGGCCGAGGTGGCACGCACAGTGCGCCTGGCCAACCCGTTGTCCGAGGAGGCGCCGCTCATGCGCACCCGCCTGCTCGCGACGCTCGTCGACGCCCTGCGGCGCAACGTCGCCCGTGGCAACCGTGACGTCGGCCTGTTCGAGCTCGGCCTCGTCGTCGCGCTCGACGGCCCGCAGGAGTCGGCACCCACCGAGGACGTCGGCATCCACCCCTCCGCCGAGACCCTGGCGGCGATCCGGGATGCCGTGCCGCCGCAGCCGCGCCACGTCGCCTTCCTGCTCGCCGGCGAGCGTGACCGCGCCGGCTGGTGGGGGGCCGGGCGGGCGGCGGACGTCACGGATGCCGTCGACCTCGCGCGCACCCTCGGTGAGGCCCTCGGGGTGGCGATCGAGGTCGTGGCCGACACCGCGGCCCCGTTCCACCCCGGCCGCTGTGCCCGGATCACGCTGAGCGACGGGACCCTCGTCGGTCACGTCGGTGAGCTGCACCCGAAGGCCGTGGCCGCCCTCGGACTGCCGGCCCGGGCGGTCGGCGGCGAGCTCGACCTCGACGTGCTGACGACGGCCTCGGAAGGGACCCCACAGGCCCGCACGGTGCACACCTTCCCGCTCGCGCGGCGTGACGTCGCCGTCGTCATCGACGAGGACGTCCCGGCGGCACGGGTGGCGCAGGCGCTGCGCGGTGGTGCCGGGGAGACCTTGGAGTCCCTCACCCTGTTCGACGTCTACCGGGGCGACCAGGTCGGCGAGGGTCGCAAGTCCCTGGCCTACCGGCTCACCTTCCGGGCGCCGGACCGCACGCTGACCACCGATGAGGTGAGCGGCCTGCGTGATCGAGCGCTGGCAGCGGCAGCCAAGGCCGTCGGAGCGGTGCAGCGCGCGTGA